A single genomic interval of Prunus dulcis chromosome 5, ALMONDv2, whole genome shotgun sequence harbors:
- the LOC117627503 gene encoding arabinosyltransferase XEG113-like: protein MHDNVLHMLTEQAPNVSEPAIVQAVPTPSLEPRSMSTRPIWEAPLHTKKMPALKKFRLSKELVQERVKDNVIIVTFGNYAFMDFILTWVKHLTDLGLSNLLIGAMDTKLLEALYWKGVPVFDMGSHMSTIDVGWGSPTFHKMGREKVILIDSILPYGYELLMCDTDMVWLKDPLPYLARYPEADVLTSSDQVVPTVTDDRLDIWQQDAAKRLAKEWKDMLLADEKIWDQNGFNDLVRKQLGPPVDGESGLVYAFDGNLKLGVLPASIFCSGHTYFATSFEFQSKEFKVDTSLLKPELKFSIIKKTK from the exons ATGCATGATAATGTTCTGCATATGCTAACAGAGCAAGCACCCAATGTTTCTGAACCAGCAATAGTTCAAGCAGTTCCCACACCTTCCCTAGAGCCTCGAAGCATGTCAACAAGACCCATTTGGGAAGCTCCCCTACACACAAAGAAAATGCCAGCCTTGAAGAAATTTAGACTGAGCAAAGAACTGGTTCAGGAAAGAGTGAAGGATAACGTCATTATTGTGACCTTTGGGAACTATGCATTCATGGATTTTATCCTGACTTGGGTTAAACACTTGACTGATCTGGGGCTTTCTAACCTTCTCATTG GTGCAATGGACACCAAACTGTTGGAGGCTTTGTACTGGAAAGGTGTTCCAGTATTTGATATGGGCAGCCATATGAGCACAATAGATGTTGGATGGGGATCACCAACATTCCACAAGATGGGGAGAGAAAAAGTTATACTGATAGACTCAATCCTCCCTTATGGCTATGAGCTCTTGATGTGCGATACCGACATGGTTTGGTTAAAG GACCCACTTCCATATCTTGCTCGCTATCCTGAAGCAGATGTCTTGACTTCCAGTGATCAAGTTGTACCAACAGTCACTGATGACAGGTTGGACATTTGGCAACAAG ATGCTGCTAAAAGATTGGCCAAGGAATGGAAAGATATGCTTCTAGCTGATGAAAAGATATGGGATCAGAATGGGTTTAATGATCTCGTAAGGAAACAGTTAGGACCACCTGTTGATGGAGAGAGTGGACTTGTGTATGCTTTTGATGGAAATCTGAAGCTGGGAGTTTTGCCTGCAAGCATATTTTGTAGCGGGCATACATATTTTGCCAcgtcatttgaatttcaatccAAAGAATTTAAGGTTGACACATCACTTTTAAAACCAGAACTCAAATTTtccataattaaaaaaacaaaatag